The following are encoded together in the Deltaproteobacteria bacterium genome:
- a CDS encoding ribbon-helix-helix domain-containing protein: MKIKTSITLAEDLLKVIDEQSGPHKNRSDFIEKAVRAYVAQVMRDRQNARDLDIINRHADRLNQEAEDVLTYQVLP; the protein is encoded by the coding sequence ATGAAAATAAAGACATCCATCACACTGGCGGAAGATTTGCTGAAGGTCATCGATGAGCAGTCGGGACCGCATAAGAACCGATCTGATTTCATCGAGAAGGCAGTGAGGGCGTATGTGGCTCAGGTGATGCGAGACCGGCAGAACGCCCGAGACTTGGACATCATCAATCGACATGCCGATCGCCTGAACCAGGAGGCAGAGGATGTGTTGACCTATCAGGTTCTCCCATGA
- a CDS encoding HigA family addiction module antitoxin — translation MIPSHRIPAHPGKILKEEFLDEMGVSQVALAGHIGVPVQRINEIVRGKRGITSDTAWRLAQALETTPEFWLNLQATFDLAVNKPGKTVPKLKKAG, via the coding sequence ATGATCCCTTCCCACCGTATTCCAGCCCATCCCGGGAAAATCCTGAAAGAAGAATTTCTTGATGAAATGGGTGTGAGCCAGGTCGCGCTGGCAGGGCATATTGGTGTCCCTGTACAGCGAATCAATGAGATTGTCCGGGGTAAGCGGGGTATTACGTCTGATACCGCATGGCGACTGGCGCAGGCATTGGAGACAACCCCGGAATTCTGGCTCAATCTACAGGCAACATTTGATTTGGCTGTGAATAAACCGGGGAAAACAGTACCGAAATTAAAGAAAGCGGGTTGA
- the pcaF gene encoding 3-oxoadipyl-CoA thiolase has translation MPEAYICDAVRTPIGRYAGCLSAIRTDDLGATPIVELMKRNPSVDWGGVNDVMYGCTNQAGEDNRNVARMAGLLAGLPPEVSGVTFNRLCGSGMDAVGSAARAIKVGEAELIVAGGVESMSRAPYVMSKGAAPFDRGVEMHDSTIGWRFVNRRMKERYGVESMASTAENVADQFRISREDQDLFALRSQRKTAAAAANGLFREEIVPVVIPKKKGEDVVVEADEHPRPDTTLEGLARLKPIVRPDGTVTAGNASGVNDGACAVLIASEEAAKRNGLTPRARIVAMAVAGVAPRVMGIGPIPATRKVLALAGLELSQMDVIELNEAFSAQSLAVLRELGLPDDAPHVNPNGGAIALGHPLGMSGARLVTTATYHLQRTKGRYALCTMCIGVGQGIAMIIERV, from the coding sequence ATGCCGGAAGCCTATATCTGTGACGCGGTGCGCACCCCGATCGGAAGGTACGCCGGCTGCCTGTCGGCGATCCGGACCGACGACCTCGGCGCGACGCCGATCGTTGAGCTCATGAAGCGGAACCCCTCCGTCGATTGGGGAGGAGTGAACGACGTGATGTACGGGTGCACGAACCAGGCGGGAGAGGACAACCGGAACGTGGCGCGGATGGCGGGGCTCCTGGCCGGCCTCCCGCCGGAGGTCTCGGGGGTGACGTTCAACCGCCTGTGCGGCTCCGGGATGGACGCGGTCGGGAGCGCCGCCCGTGCGATCAAGGTGGGGGAGGCGGAGCTGATCGTCGCGGGCGGGGTCGAGAGCATGTCCCGTGCCCCCTACGTGATGAGCAAGGGGGCCGCCCCGTTCGACCGGGGCGTCGAGATGCACGACAGCACGATCGGGTGGCGCTTCGTGAACCGGCGGATGAAGGAGCGGTACGGGGTCGAATCGATGGCGTCGACGGCGGAGAACGTGGCGGACCAGTTTCGCATCTCCCGGGAAGACCAGGACCTCTTCGCCTTGCGCAGCCAGAGGAAGACCGCTGCGGCCGCCGCGAATGGGTTGTTCCGGGAAGAGATCGTGCCCGTCGTGATCCCGAAGAAAAAGGGCGAGGATGTCGTGGTCGAGGCCGACGAGCATCCGCGACCGGATACCACGCTGGAGGGCCTCGCGCGCCTGAAGCCGATCGTGCGGCCCGACGGTACGGTGACCGCGGGAAACGCCTCCGGTGTGAACGACGGCGCGTGCGCGGTGCTGATCGCCTCGGAGGAGGCGGCGAAGCGGAACGGCCTGACCCCACGGGCGCGGATCGTCGCGATGGCTGTCGCCGGAGTGGCCCCGCGGGTGATGGGGATCGGACCGATCCCGGCGACCCGCAAGGTGCTGGCCCTCGCCGGGCTGGAGCTGTCTCAGATGGACGTGATCGAACTGAACGAGGCGTTCTCGGCGCAGTCGCTCGCCGTCCTGCGGGAACTCGGGTTGCCGGACGACGCGCCCCACGTCAACCCGAACGGCGGGGCGATCGCCCTCGGGCACCCCCTGGGGATGAGCGGAGCGCGGCTCGTGACGACGGCGACGTACCATCTGCAGCGGACGAAGGGCCGCTACGCCCTCTGCACCATGTGCATCGGGGTGGGCCAGGGGATCGCGATGATCATCGAGCGGGTCTGA
- a CDS encoding MoaD/ThiS family protein — MIREKVARLAARMHDRPQYPSQGAVLFVDLERREHFSKYLSVDVLRSFLSGRGANMFLLHNLLLDGREPLDPQIPMIFGSGVFTGTLPTAARGNLTSVAPDSDAILDSNCGDFFPAFLKLNGYDHLVLYGQAAGWTLLELSGGEVRFHDATPYLGMDNTDLTRAVEKDFSCSERKDMAMARITRAGENLVLCAGIMGGPKAIYARCGTGAKMGSLRLKAVMILGRGEPPDLPPAYKENNRELARKILATSVVKYALKKVGTPFLYKPSRILGAMGTKNNQETSWYDTLDADNFDVYRPGMDGCFQCPIRCRPLNDLTPEGKGGWGADAMKGVTGNAGYDERQAGIGHLREKSYKGIRGDGTYDRHDKGDGPDYVTLGKLGPMIGIREPEQVLRLNNIVNDLGLDSASTGSAIAWAMELYQRGIITAKETGGLDLTWGNYEVIEKLLHMTSRREGFGDVIADSARAVERGRYPEEALKYRMAVKGLFQSDPHDARIIKGFALGLAVSTRGMDHLRNRPTLEINAKINDNREFKTALYGGTVAPEPTSYEGKEHAVATCEKMFAVGDAVGICRFATKLFNSPSTADYKDFALQLKELTGEEFTPAQLDGIGRNITGIERLINARLGLTEKDDTLPDRWFEEEITAGPFEGEKIDRAAFEALKVRYYDLLGLNGAGVPALEWHRRLAEAITGFAVQVTLPEGIPGAPEGAVIVDQPVSDVVGLREALKRRLPHAARKLEDTSLIVSVNGIMVLSNEAATPVRSGDEVTVLRIIAGG, encoded by the coding sequence ATGATCCGGGAAAAGGTCGCGCGGCTCGCGGCGCGGATGCACGACCGCCCGCAGTATCCGTCGCAGGGCGCGGTGCTGTTCGTCGACCTCGAGCGGCGCGAGCATTTCTCGAAGTACCTTTCCGTCGATGTGCTGCGGTCGTTCCTCTCCGGCCGCGGCGCGAACATGTTCCTCCTCCACAACCTCCTGCTCGACGGCAGGGAGCCGCTGGACCCGCAGATACCGATGATCTTCGGCAGCGGCGTCTTCACGGGGACGCTCCCCACCGCCGCCCGCGGCAACCTTACGAGCGTCGCTCCCGACAGCGACGCGATCCTCGACAGCAACTGCGGGGATTTCTTCCCAGCGTTTCTGAAACTGAACGGGTACGACCACCTTGTCCTCTACGGACAGGCTGCCGGATGGACCCTTCTCGAGCTCTCCGGCGGAGAGGTTCGCTTCCACGACGCCACTCCCTACCTCGGGATGGACAACACCGACCTCACCCGGGCCGTCGAAAAGGATTTTTCCTGCTCCGAGCGGAAGGACATGGCGATGGCGCGCATCACGCGCGCCGGCGAGAACCTCGTCCTGTGCGCGGGGATCATGGGGGGGCCGAAGGCGATCTACGCCCGGTGCGGCACCGGCGCGAAGATGGGCTCCCTTCGGCTGAAAGCCGTCATGATCCTCGGCCGGGGAGAGCCGCCCGACCTCCCTCCGGCCTACAAGGAGAACAACCGGGAGCTGGCCCGGAAAATCCTCGCGACCAGCGTCGTCAAGTACGCCCTGAAAAAGGTCGGCACCCCCTTCCTCTACAAGCCCAGCCGCATCCTCGGCGCGATGGGGACGAAAAACAACCAGGAGACGAGCTGGTACGACACCCTCGACGCCGACAACTTCGACGTGTACCGGCCGGGCATGGACGGCTGTTTCCAATGTCCGATCCGTTGCCGTCCGTTGAACGACCTTACCCCGGAAGGGAAGGGGGGGTGGGGCGCCGACGCGATGAAGGGCGTGACCGGGAACGCCGGGTACGACGAGCGGCAGGCCGGGATCGGGCACCTGCGGGAGAAGAGTTACAAGGGGATCCGGGGCGACGGCACGTACGACCGCCACGACAAGGGGGACGGCCCCGATTACGTCACCCTCGGGAAGTTGGGCCCCATGATCGGCATCCGGGAGCCCGAACAGGTCCTGCGCCTCAACAACATCGTAAACGACCTCGGGCTGGACTCGGCCAGCACGGGAAGCGCGATCGCCTGGGCGATGGAGCTCTACCAGCGGGGCATCATCACGGCGAAGGAGACCGGCGGGCTCGACCTGACGTGGGGAAATTACGAGGTCATCGAAAAGCTCCTGCACATGACGTCCCGGAGGGAAGGTTTTGGCGACGTGATCGCCGACTCCGCCCGGGCGGTGGAGCGGGGAAGGTATCCGGAAGAGGCGTTGAAGTACCGGATGGCCGTCAAGGGGCTGTTCCAGTCCGATCCGCACGATGCGCGCATCATCAAGGGGTTCGCCCTCGGCCTTGCCGTCTCGACCCGCGGGATGGACCATCTCCGGAACCGGCCCACCCTCGAGATCAACGCGAAGATCAACGACAACCGGGAATTCAAGACCGCCCTCTACGGCGGAACGGTCGCGCCCGAGCCGACGAGCTACGAGGGGAAGGAGCATGCCGTCGCCACGTGCGAAAAAATGTTCGCGGTCGGGGACGCCGTCGGCATCTGCCGCTTCGCGACGAAGCTGTTCAACTCCCCCTCGACGGCCGACTACAAGGACTTCGCCCTGCAACTGAAGGAGCTGACGGGGGAGGAGTTCACTCCTGCGCAGTTGGACGGGATCGGACGGAACATCACCGGGATCGAGCGCCTGATCAATGCCCGCCTCGGATTGACGGAGAAGGACGACACGCTCCCCGACCGATGGTTCGAGGAGGAGATCACCGCGGGGCCGTTCGAAGGGGAGAAGATCGACCGGGCCGCGTTCGAGGCGCTGAAGGTCCGTTACTACGACCTCCTCGGCCTGAACGGCGCCGGCGTCCCGGCCCTCGAGTGGCATCGCCGCCTCGCGGAAGCGATCACCGGATTCGCCGTCCAGGTCACGCTCCCCGAGGGGATCCCGGGAGCCCCGGAAGGGGCGGTCATCGTCGATCAGCCCGTGTCCGACGTCGTCGGACTCCGGGAGGCGCTGAAGAGGCGGCTTCCCCACGCGGCCCGGAAACTGGAGGACACCTCCCTGATCGTTTCCGTCAACGGCATCATGGTCCTTTCGAACGAAGCCGCGACCCCAGTCCGGAGCGGCGACGAGGTCACCGTCCTGCGCATCATCGCGGGAGGGTGA
- a CDS encoding 2-dehydropantoate 2-reductase, which produces MEKSSYQPKRFAVVGAGPVGAIVAAFLAKGGYDVTLCDVVPSLLEPALDPGILIEGTDTLQAKVARTTTRVDDLIFDPPDVVIVAVKATALPLIASTLEGFAAEGRYVVSWQNGIDTERVLAKNLGAEFVLRAVVNLGCVPVGPAHVRIAFHHRPHYIQELDPRSMDAAVGISEVFTACGLDTLHTDQIQHMVWRKAVLNACMNPICAVTGKTMAEVINDPILFHLVDALIKEGVSVARANEFRLGSNFYPYCIDYIRNAGHHKPSMLQDIEAGRRTEVDYINGKIVEYGAQAGVPTPHNTMIRGLVKALEPK; this is translated from the coding sequence ATGGAAAAGAGCAGCTACCAGCCCAAGCGGTTCGCGGTCGTCGGCGCCGGCCCGGTCGGCGCGATCGTCGCCGCCTTCCTCGCGAAGGGGGGGTACGATGTCACCCTCTGCGACGTGGTGCCGTCGCTTCTCGAGCCGGCCCTGGATCCCGGCATCCTCATCGAGGGGACCGATACCCTCCAGGCGAAGGTGGCCAGGACGACCACCCGCGTCGACGACCTGATCTTCGATCCTCCCGACGTCGTGATCGTGGCGGTCAAGGCCACCGCCCTTCCGCTGATCGCCTCCACCCTCGAGGGGTTCGCCGCCGAGGGGCGGTACGTCGTCAGCTGGCAGAACGGCATCGACACCGAGCGGGTCCTCGCGAAAAACCTTGGCGCCGAATTCGTCCTGCGGGCCGTCGTCAATCTCGGCTGTGTTCCGGTGGGGCCGGCTCACGTCCGGATCGCCTTCCACCATCGTCCCCATTACATCCAGGAGCTCGACCCCCGGTCGATGGACGCCGCCGTCGGGATCTCCGAAGTCTTCACCGCGTGCGGGCTCGACACCTTGCACACCGACCAGATCCAGCACATGGTCTGGCGCAAGGCGGTCCTGAACGCCTGCATGAACCCGATCTGCGCCGTGACCGGAAAGACGATGGCCGAGGTGATCAACGATCCGATCCTCTTCCACCTGGTCGATGCCCTCATCAAGGAGGGGGTCTCCGTCGCCAGGGCGAACGAGTTCCGGCTCGGCTCGAACTTCTATCCGTACTGCATCGACTACATCCGGAACGCCGGTCACCACAAGCCGTCCATGCTCCAGGACATCGAGGCGGGCCGGCGGACCGAGGTCGACTACATCAACGGCAAGATCGTCGAGTACGGCGCCCAGGCCGGCGTCCCCACCCCGCACAACACGATGATCCGCGGCCTCGTCAAGGCGCTCGAACCGAAATGA